Proteins encoded within one genomic window of Bradyrhizobium sp. AZCC 1719:
- a CDS encoding amidase: MTEPCDLPAVTARALVGERKLSPVELMDSCIRRIEEIDSAVNAIIARSFNTARAAARESEAAVMRGDALGPLHGLPLGVKDLIDAKGLPTSFGSILFADNIAAEDEAIVAMLKRAGAIVIGKTNVPEWGAGGNTRNALHGATGNPFDPERSAAGSSGGSAVALATGMVPLATGSDTGGSVRNPAAFCGVVGFRPSPGLIASNSRNMAWLQISQLGPMARNVSDACLMLSCMLDRDARDPLSAILHAGGTPVCETYRDPPRTDLASLRIAATCDFGFAPTERVIAETFKTKLATFGSAFRRVAWTHPDCSHADEVFRILRAVAFLGRHRELAEKYPDKVGPNVSDNVAEGLGYSALDVARALSLQTALYRSWQTFFGEHDFIIAPTVTISPRPWSELYPAAIDGTPTKSYFHWLALAYAVTNAGHPAVAIPAGRDGAGLPFGIQIIGPRGGDVATLSVAREIEALLEANPETVRPVPDLAWLRRQPPMSSRPGFLDFD; encoded by the coding sequence ATGACCGAGCCGTGCGATCTGCCCGCGGTGACGGCCCGGGCGCTGGTCGGCGAACGCAAGCTTTCGCCGGTCGAACTCATGGACAGTTGCATCCGTCGCATCGAGGAAATCGATTCGGCCGTCAATGCGATCATCGCGCGCTCGTTCAATACGGCGCGCGCGGCGGCGCGGGAAAGCGAGGCTGCCGTAATGCGCGGCGATGCGCTCGGGCCGCTGCACGGGCTCCCGCTCGGGGTCAAGGATCTGATCGACGCCAAGGGGCTGCCGACGAGCTTCGGCAGCATTCTGTTCGCCGACAACATCGCGGCCGAGGATGAGGCGATCGTCGCAATGCTCAAGCGCGCCGGCGCCATCGTCATCGGCAAGACCAACGTCCCCGAATGGGGCGCGGGCGGTAACACCCGCAATGCGCTTCATGGCGCCACCGGCAATCCGTTCGATCCCGAGCGCTCCGCCGCCGGCTCGTCCGGCGGATCGGCGGTAGCGCTTGCAACCGGCATGGTGCCGCTGGCGACCGGTTCGGACACCGGCGGCTCGGTCAGGAACCCCGCCGCTTTTTGCGGTGTCGTCGGCTTCCGCCCCTCCCCCGGGCTGATCGCAAGCAACAGCCGCAATATGGCCTGGCTGCAGATCTCGCAACTCGGGCCGATGGCGAGAAACGTATCGGACGCGTGCCTGATGCTTTCCTGCATGCTGGATCGCGACGCGCGCGATCCGTTGTCGGCCATCCTTCACGCCGGCGGAACGCCCGTGTGCGAGACCTATCGCGATCCGCCACGGACCGATCTCGCCAGCTTGCGCATCGCGGCGACCTGCGATTTCGGGTTTGCGCCGACGGAACGCGTCATCGCCGAGACGTTCAAAACGAAGCTCGCGACATTCGGATCGGCATTCCGCCGCGTCGCATGGACCCATCCGGATTGCAGCCATGCCGACGAGGTGTTCCGGATCTTGCGCGCCGTCGCATTTCTGGGCCGGCACCGAGAGCTTGCCGAGAAATATCCGGACAAAGTGGGTCCCAATGTCAGCGACAACGTGGCCGAGGGGCTCGGCTATTCCGCCCTCGACGTGGCACGCGCGCTTTCGCTGCAGACCGCGCTTTATCGGAGCTGGCAGACATTTTTCGGCGAGCACGATTTTATCATCGCGCCGACAGTCACGATCAGCCCACGGCCCTGGTCCGAGCTTTACCCGGCCGCCATCGACGGCACACCGACGAAAAGCTATTTCCACTGGCTGGCGCTGGCCTATGCCGTGACCAATGCCGGACACCCGGCGGTGGCGATACCGGCCGGCCGCGACGGCGCTGGATTGCCGTTCGGCATCCAGATCATCGGCCCGCGAGGCGGCGACGTCGCGACGCTTTCAGTGGCCCGCGAGATCGAGGCGTTGCTTGAGGCCAATCCGGAGACGGTCCGTCCCGTCCCCGACCTTGCCTGGCTGCGCCGACAGCCTCCGATGTCCTCCCGGCCCGGTTTTCTGGATTTCGATTGA
- a CDS encoding Bug family tripartite tricarboxylate transporter substrate binding protein — protein sequence MIRMFLAAALASSCVVGCASIATAQGSYPEKSLQLIVPYPAGGAGDVVGRIIAGELETRLGKPVIVLNRPGGGTTIAAKEVANAAPDGYTLLTSSNSTFTLQHAVKENVPYDSGRDFEPIAQTGTLTMVLVTHRDSPIKDVAALVAAAKANPDKLSLASFGVATISHFAGELFKSSAGIKMLHLPYKGSAPAMNDLIGKHIEYHVDTVIAIRPQLEAGTVRPLAVFSAKRSQFLPDVPTLAELGYPNIDLVSWGTVVAPKGIPPAIRDRLASVLEEAIASPSVIERFKKVGYEPGFKRYPDWPGFIAKETAEMKELARKGGIKEE from the coding sequence ATGATACGAATGTTTCTGGCGGCCGCGCTGGCGTCGTCCTGCGTGGTGGGTTGCGCGTCGATCGCAACGGCACAAGGCAGTTACCCCGAAAAATCGCTGCAGTTGATTGTGCCCTATCCGGCGGGCGGAGCTGGCGACGTCGTCGGGCGCATCATTGCCGGCGAGCTCGAGACGCGTCTGGGCAAGCCCGTGATCGTGCTCAATCGCCCCGGCGGCGGCACGACGATCGCCGCCAAAGAGGTCGCCAACGCGGCACCCGACGGTTACACCCTACTCACCAGTTCGAATTCGACCTTCACCCTGCAGCACGCCGTGAAGGAGAACGTGCCGTACGATAGCGGCAGGGATTTCGAGCCGATCGCCCAGACCGGTACGCTGACCATGGTGCTGGTCACGCATCGCGACAGCCCGATCAAGGACGTTGCGGCGCTTGTCGCGGCAGCGAAGGCCAATCCCGACAAGCTGTCGCTGGCGTCCTTCGGCGTAGCCACCATTTCGCATTTCGCCGGCGAACTGTTCAAGTCGAGCGCCGGCATCAAGATGCTGCACCTGCCCTACAAGGGCAGCGCGCCGGCGATGAACGACCTGATAGGCAAGCACATAGAGTACCACGTGGACACCGTGATCGCGATCAGGCCGCAGCTCGAAGCCGGCACGGTTCGCCCGCTGGCGGTGTTCTCCGCCAAGCGCTCGCAGTTCCTTCCCGACGTTCCGACTCTCGCCGAACTCGGTTATCCCAATATCGACCTCGTCTCCTGGGGTACCGTGGTCGCGCCCAAGGGAATCCCTCCGGCCATACGCGACCGGCTGGCCTCGGTGCTGGAAGAGGCAATAGCAAGTCCTTCGGTGATCGAGCGCTTTAAGAAGGTCGGGTACGAACCCGGCTTCAAGCGCTATCCGGACTGGCCGGGCTTCATCGCCAAGGAAACCGCCGAGATGAAGGAACTGGCCCGCAAGGGCGGCATCAAGGAAGAGTAA
- a CDS encoding zinc-binding alcohol dehydrogenase family protein, whose amino-acid sequence MKAVGYKKSLPIEDANALIDFEAAKPEPTGRDIRVAVKAISANPVDYKVRKRAAPPEGETKILGYDAAGIVDAVGPDVTLFKAGDEVFYAGSILRQGTNAEFHLVDERIVGKKPKSLSFAQAAALPLTSITAWELLFDRLGAVPGKSLDPRTLLITGGAGGVGSILIQLARRLTGLTVVATATRPESQKWCRDLGAHAVIDHSKPMKEQIEKLKVPPVALVASLTFTDQHYKAIADFMAPQGKFGLIDDPPEFTVSAFKGKAVSIHWESMFTRSSFQTADMIAQHHLLNDVSDLLDKGVLRTTLDQTFGTINAANLKRAHALLESGKSRGKIVLEGW is encoded by the coding sequence ATGAAGGCCGTCGGATACAAAAAATCGCTCCCCATCGAAGATGCAAATGCGCTGATTGATTTTGAGGCCGCCAAGCCGGAACCGACGGGCCGCGACATCCGCGTCGCCGTCAAGGCGATCTCGGCCAATCCGGTCGACTACAAGGTCCGCAAGCGCGCCGCCCCGCCCGAGGGCGAGACAAAAATCCTGGGCTACGACGCTGCCGGCATTGTCGATGCCGTCGGCCCGGACGTCACCCTGTTCAAGGCAGGTGACGAAGTGTTTTACGCCGGCTCGATCCTGCGCCAGGGCACGAATGCGGAATTTCACCTGGTCGACGAGCGGATCGTCGGCAAGAAGCCGAAATCGCTGTCGTTCGCGCAGGCCGCGGCGCTGCCGCTGACTTCGATCACCGCCTGGGAATTGTTGTTCGACCGGCTCGGCGCCGTACCGGGCAAGAGCCTCGATCCGCGCACGTTGCTGATCACCGGCGGCGCCGGCGGCGTCGGCTCGATCCTGATCCAGCTTGCGCGCCGCCTCACCGGATTGACGGTGGTCGCTACCGCCACGCGTCCGGAGTCGCAGAAATGGTGCCGCGATCTCGGCGCGCATGCCGTGATCGATCATTCCAAGCCGATGAAGGAGCAGATCGAAAAGTTGAAGGTACCGCCGGTCGCGCTGGTCGCGAGCCTCACCTTCACCGACCAGCACTACAAGGCGATCGCCGATTTCATGGCGCCACAAGGCAAGTTCGGCCTGATCGACGATCCCCCGGAATTCACCGTCTCTGCCTTCAAGGGCAAGGCGGTCTCGATCCATTGGGAATCGATGTTCACGCGCTCGTCATTCCAGACGGCTGACATGATCGCCCAGCACCACCTCCTGAACGACGTCTCCGACCTCCTCGACAAGGGCGTGCTGCGCACCACGCTCGACCAGACCTTTGGAACGATAAACGCCGCCAATCTGAAACGGGCGCATGCGCTGCTGGAAAGCGGCAAGTCGCGCGGCAAGATCGTGCTGGAGGGCTGGTAG
- a CDS encoding winged helix-turn-helix transcriptional regulator: MKRRNFARRPGCAVEATLDLIDGKWKGVILFHLQAGTQRFGELRRRMPGITQRMLTKQLRALEDDKLVIRKVYAEVPPRVEYTLSEIGESLRPVIETLRAWGESHQERLSCAPASDTAKVPDRAA, encoded by the coding sequence ATGAAACGGCGGAATTTTGCCCGTCGGCCGGGCTGCGCGGTTGAAGCGACGCTCGATCTGATCGACGGCAAGTGGAAAGGCGTGATCCTGTTTCACCTGCAGGCCGGCACCCAGCGTTTTGGGGAGTTGCGGCGGCGGATGCCGGGGATTACCCAGCGCATGCTGACCAAGCAGCTTCGCGCGCTCGAGGACGACAAGCTCGTGATCCGCAAGGTCTACGCCGAGGTGCCGCCGCGGGTCGAATACACGCTGTCGGAGATCGGCGAGAGCCTGCGGCCGGTGATCGAGACGCTCAGGGCATGGGGCGAGAGCCATCAGGAAAGGCTATCCTGTGCGCCGGCCTCCGACACTGCGAAAGTGCCCGATCGCGCGGCCTGA
- a CDS encoding DegQ family serine endoprotease: MTLTIRSFALLLVSAVVATPALAQDRRVPTSGAELRLSYAPIVQRAQPAVVNVYAAKTVQNRNPLLDDPIFRRFFGVPGMQPEQMQRSLGSGVMVDASGLVVTNNHVIEGADQVKISLADKREFEAEIVLKDSRTDLAVLRVKDGREKFATLDFANSDELLVGDVVLAIGNPFGVGQTVTHGIVSALARTKVGVTDYQFFIQTDAAINPGNSGGALVDMSGKLVGINTAIFSRSGGSQGIGFAIPTNMVRVVVASAKSGGKAVKRPWLGAKLQAVTPEIAETLGLKLPNGALVANVAPNSPAARAGLKPSDLIVAIEGQPIDEPNAFDYRFATRQLGGAAQIDVQRGGKTVKVTVPLETAPDTNRDEIVLTARSPFQGAKVANISPAVADELHLDSQAEGVVVIDLADGGTAASVGFQKGDIILAVNNQKIGKTSDLDKASKTSSRLWRIVVVRGGQQINVTLGG, from the coding sequence ATGACGTTGACGATCCGCTCTTTCGCCTTGCTGCTGGTTTCCGCAGTCGTTGCAACGCCGGCGCTGGCGCAGGACCGGCGCGTGCCAACCTCGGGCGCCGAACTGCGGCTGTCGTACGCGCCGATCGTGCAGCGCGCGCAGCCGGCAGTGGTGAACGTCTATGCCGCAAAGACCGTACAGAATCGTAATCCGCTGCTGGATGATCCGATCTTCCGCCGCTTCTTCGGGGTTCCGGGCATGCAGCCCGAGCAGATGCAGCGCTCGCTGGGATCGGGCGTAATGGTCGACGCCTCGGGGCTCGTGGTCACCAACAACCACGTCATCGAGGGCGCCGATCAGGTCAAGATTTCGCTCGCCGACAAGCGCGAGTTCGAGGCCGAGATCGTGCTGAAGGACAGCCGCACGGATCTGGCCGTGCTGCGCGTGAAGGACGGACGAGAGAAGTTTGCGACGCTGGACTTTGCCAATTCCGATGAATTGCTGGTCGGCGACGTCGTGCTCGCGATCGGCAATCCCTTTGGCGTCGGTCAGACTGTGACCCATGGCATCGTCTCGGCGCTGGCCCGCACCAAGGTCGGCGTCACCGATTATCAGTTCTTCATCCAGACCGATGCCGCGATCAATCCCGGCAATTCCGGCGGCGCGCTGGTCGATATGTCCGGCAAGCTGGTCGGCATCAACACTGCGATCTTCTCGCGCTCAGGCGGCTCGCAGGGCATCGGCTTTGCGATCCCCACAAACATGGTGCGCGTGGTCGTGGCCTCCGCCAAGAGCGGCGGCAAAGCCGTCAAGCGGCCATGGCTGGGTGCGAAACTGCAGGCGGTGACGCCTGAAATCGCCGAGACGCTGGGGCTGAAACTGCCGAACGGCGCCCTGGTCGCCAATGTCGCACCAAACAGTCCGGCCGCGCGCGCCGGTCTGAAGCCGTCCGATCTGATCGTCGCCATCGAAGGGCAGCCGATCGACGAACCCAACGCGTTCGACTACCGCTTCGCCACAAGGCAACTCGGCGGCGCCGCGCAGATCGACGTGCAGCGTGGCGGAAAGACCGTCAAGGTCACGGTGCCGCTGGAGACCGCGCCCGACACCAACCGCGATGAAATCGTGCTCACCGCGCGCTCGCCGTTCCAGGGCGCCAAGGTCGCCAACATTTCGCCGGCGGTTGCCGACGAGCTGCATCTGGATTCCCAGGCCGAGGGCGTCGTGGTGATCGATCTCGCCGATGGTGGTACTGCGGCAAGCGTCGGCTTCCAGAAAGGCGACATCATCCTTGCGGTCAACAATCAGAAAATCGGCAAGACCAGCGACCTCGACAAGGCTTCGAAAACTTCATCCAGGCTCTGGCGCATCGTCGTGGTGCGCGGCGGCCAGCAGATCAACGTGACGCTCGGCGGATGA
- a CDS encoding replication-associated recombination protein A: MSPKKPREATNLFAAAGMEEDAPRPLPDRLRPRSLADVVGQDHILGPDGALTRMLETRTLGSLVFWGPPGTGKTTVARLLADATELHFEQISAVFSGVADLKKVFDAARARREMGKGTLLFVDEVHRFNRAQQDSFLPVMEDGTVVLVGATTENPSFELNAALLSRARVLVFHSLDAAAIEKLFAHAENVEGRKLPLDAEARAVLVRMADGDGRAALTLVEEVWRAARRDEIFNAPQLQEILQRRAPIYDKSADGHYNLISALHKSVRGSDPDAALYYLARMLDAGEDPLFLARRVVRMAVEDIGLADPQALVICNAAKDAFDFLGSPEGELAIAQAVIYLATAPKSNAAYKAFGAATRTAKEGGSLLPPKHILNSPTKLMKSEGYGSGYEYDHDAPDAFSGQDYFPEALGRQTFYDPPDRGFEREIRKRLDYWAKLRKERDKRE; the protein is encoded by the coding sequence ATGAGCCCGAAGAAACCCCGCGAGGCGACCAATCTCTTTGCCGCGGCAGGGATGGAGGAGGATGCGCCGCGCCCGCTTCCCGACCGGTTGCGCCCGCGCTCGCTCGCCGATGTCGTCGGACAGGATCACATTCTCGGTCCCGATGGCGCGCTGACGCGGATGCTGGAGACGCGCACGCTGGGCTCGCTGGTGTTCTGGGGGCCGCCCGGAACCGGCAAGACCACGGTGGCGCGGCTGTTGGCGGATGCCACCGAACTGCATTTCGAGCAGATTTCGGCGGTGTTTTCCGGCGTCGCCGACTTGAAAAAGGTTTTCGACGCCGCGCGCGCCCGGCGCGAGATGGGCAAGGGCACGCTGTTGTTCGTCGACGAGGTGCACCGCTTCAACCGCGCCCAGCAGGATTCGTTTCTGCCTGTCATGGAAGACGGCACCGTGGTGCTGGTCGGCGCCACCACGGAAAACCCGTCATTCGAGCTCAACGCCGCGCTGCTGTCGCGCGCGCGCGTGCTGGTGTTTCATTCGCTCGATGCCGCCGCGATCGAAAAGCTCTTTGCCCATGCTGAGAACGTCGAGGGCCGAAAGCTGCCGCTCGATGCCGAGGCGCGCGCCGTGCTGGTGCGGATGGCCGACGGCGACGGCCGTGCCGCGCTGACATTGGTCGAAGAGGTCTGGCGCGCTGCGCGCAGGGACGAAATCTTCAATGCTCCGCAGTTGCAGGAGATCCTGCAGCGCCGTGCGCCGATCTACGACAAATCGGCCGATGGCCATTACAACCTGATCTCGGCCCTGCATAAGTCGGTGCGCGGCTCCGATCCCGACGCGGCGTTGTACTACCTCGCGCGCATGCTGGACGCCGGCGAGGACCCGCTGTTTTTGGCGCGGCGCGTCGTCCGCATGGCGGTCGAGGACATCGGGCTTGCCGATCCGCAGGCGCTGGTGATCTGCAATGCCGCCAAGGATGCGTTCGATTTTCTTGGATCTCCCGAGGGCGAGCTCGCGATCGCGCAGGCCGTGATCTACCTCGCCACCGCGCCGAAATCGAACGCAGCCTACAAGGCCTTCGGCGCGGCGACGCGCACGGCGAAGGAAGGCGGCTCGCTGCTGCCGCCAAAACATATTCTCAATTCGCCGACCAAATTGATGAAGTCGGAAGGCTATGGCTCCGGCTACGAATACGATCACGACGCGCCCGACGCCTTCTCCGGGCAGGACTACTTTCCGGAAGCGCTGGGACGGCAGACCTTCTACGATCCGCCCGATCGCGGCTTCGAGCGCGAGATTCGCAAGCGGCTGGATTACTGGGCCAAGCTGCGTAAGGAACGGGACAAGCGCGAATGA
- a CDS encoding tetratricopeptide repeat protein: MNGFENYLRQAIRAVACVVMLASPLAAAADSVEVAPGVQVTKRSYTAPTNEQPFFGFAVKNSDEKAADEKFVSAIVGATGSREKAFDEITLRGWRAVNTGKIREAALRFNQAFLISPEQSAVYHGLAVVAQFRFNDLDAADELFRIALKQPNPVKALRADYGRMLLIAKRPRDAQPVLEQAVKDAPDFGDAWTNLAIARFQNGDAAACAAVEEAAKKRPSNNSGADLTAVRNAAQCK, translated from the coding sequence ATGAACGGTTTCGAGAATTATCTGAGGCAGGCTATTCGGGCCGTCGCATGTGTGGTGATGCTGGCGTCGCCGCTTGCCGCCGCGGCTGACAGCGTCGAGGTGGCGCCGGGCGTGCAGGTGACGAAGCGAAGCTATACAGCGCCGACCAACGAGCAGCCGTTCTTCGGATTTGCGGTCAAGAATTCGGACGAGAAGGCCGCGGACGAGAAATTCGTAAGCGCCATCGTCGGGGCGACAGGCTCTCGCGAAAAAGCCTTTGATGAAATAACCCTGCGTGGTTGGAGGGCCGTAAATACCGGCAAGATACGTGAGGCCGCGCTGCGGTTTAACCAGGCGTTTCTCATTTCACCGGAGCAGAGCGCCGTCTATCACGGCCTCGCGGTGGTCGCGCAATTTCGCTTCAATGATCTCGATGCCGCCGATGAGCTGTTCAGGATCGCGCTCAAACAGCCCAATCCGGTGAAGGCGCTCAGGGCCGACTATGGCCGCATGTTGCTGATCGCGAAGCGCCCGCGCGATGCGCAGCCCGTGCTGGAGCAGGCGGTCAAGGATGCGCCGGATTTCGGCGACGCCTGGACCAATCTCGCCATCGCCCGCTTCCAGAACGGCGACGCGGCCGCCTGCGCAGCGGTGGAGGAAGCCGCCAAGAAGCGTCCGTCCAACAATTCGGGGGCCGACCTGACCGCGGTGAGAAACGCCGCGCAGTGTAAATAG
- a CDS encoding TfoX/Sxy family protein has translation MAWTKSPQSLIDLFDKSVPSGANISRRKMFGYPAAFANGNLFIGLHQNDFVMRLSAKDRARFTTEFGERIFEPMKGRPMREYVRLPEELLADADKRAFWIDLSLHYAEAIAPKATSPKKKQLPRSVKRSRA, from the coding sequence GTGGCCTGGACGAAATCACCGCAGTCGCTGATCGACCTGTTCGACAAGTCGGTTCCGTCAGGCGCAAATATCTCCCGCCGCAAGATGTTCGGCTATCCAGCGGCCTTTGCCAACGGAAATCTATTTATCGGGCTGCACCAGAACGATTTCGTCATGCGGCTCTCGGCGAAAGATCGCGCCCGTTTCACCACCGAATTCGGCGAACGGATCTTCGAGCCCATGAAGGGCCGGCCGATGCGCGAATATGTTCGGTTGCCCGAGGAGCTACTGGCCGACGCGGACAAGCGCGCATTCTGGATCGATCTTTCGCTGCACTATGCCGAGGCAATCGCGCCGAAGGCGACGTCTCCAAAGAAAAAGCAATTGCCCCGATCTGTGAAAAGGAGCCGAGCATGA
- a CDS encoding winged helix-turn-helix transcriptional regulator encodes MSNLHYPQFCALARAAEIIGERWTLLIIRELLLGPKRFGDLLDHLDGMSPTLLTTRLTALIECNVVRRTALPPPANAQVYELTEIGREVQPAIRELIRWGGRFLFPPVPGDTFEPDWVLLGLDAIARRAPVPEIRIGLTVTHGKKSAGFTVAGGGFGTAIERGITNCKGTLEAPFDAVLQIVGTSLSLQDAIDAKRASVSGSMALVRKLPLLFDLAERRRIAPAAN; translated from the coding sequence ATGAGCAATCTTCACTATCCGCAATTCTGCGCACTCGCCCGCGCGGCGGAGATCATCGGCGAGCGTTGGACTCTGCTGATCATCCGCGAGCTTCTTCTTGGGCCGAAGCGATTTGGCGATCTCCTGGATCATCTTGACGGCATGAGCCCCACCTTGCTGACAACGCGCCTCACCGCCCTGATCGAGTGCAACGTCGTACGGCGGACCGCCTTGCCGCCACCGGCCAATGCGCAGGTATACGAATTGACCGAGATCGGCCGGGAAGTTCAGCCCGCGATCCGGGAATTGATCCGCTGGGGCGGCCGCTTCCTGTTCCCACCGGTGCCGGGCGACACGTTCGAGCCGGATTGGGTGCTGCTTGGCCTCGACGCCATTGCAAGGCGGGCACCCGTGCCGGAAATCAGGATCGGCCTTACGGTCACCCATGGCAAGAAATCGGCAGGCTTCACCGTCGCGGGCGGCGGCTTCGGGACGGCTATTGAGAGGGGCATCACCAATTGCAAGGGGACGCTGGAAGCCCCGTTCGACGCGGTGCTCCAGATTGTCGGGACGAGCCTGTCCCTTCAGGACGCGATCGATGCGAAGCGCGCCAGCGTGAGCGGCTCGATGGCGCTCGTCCGCAAGCTTCCCCTTCTGTTCGACCTTGCGGAACGCCGGCGCATAGCGCCCGCTGCAAACTGA
- a CDS encoding alpha/beta hydrolase, which produces MALVVVAAMLANAAEAQRSPMPEHIARTLLELGRVIDPPKTAELYAPLQEKEPYQGVKVERDVKYGPADRNLLDIFLPETAASARPVLIFVHGGAFVGGNKRRTPTSPFYDNVMLWAARNGFIGVNVTYRLAPLSPWPAGAEDLATAVNWVTDTIGERGGNPTRIYLMGHSAGAVHVATYVSHPELHKIKGGSLAGAIMISGIYDLTAMPLADTQRAYFGDDAARYAERSSSRGLATTDIPLMMVAAELDPEGFVAQLDLGKRATCKRASGCARAILLPQHSHMSEVYSINTADTRLTDQILDFVTTGK; this is translated from the coding sequence ATGGCTTTGGTCGTTGTGGCCGCAATGTTGGCGAACGCGGCCGAAGCGCAGCGGAGCCCGATGCCGGAGCATATCGCGCGGACACTGTTGGAACTCGGCCGCGTCATCGATCCGCCGAAGACCGCAGAACTCTACGCGCCGCTGCAGGAAAAAGAGCCGTATCAAGGCGTCAAGGTCGAGCGGGACGTCAAATACGGTCCGGCCGATCGCAATCTGCTCGATATCTTTCTGCCGGAAACAGCGGCGTCAGCCCGGCCGGTACTGATCTTTGTCCATGGCGGCGCCTTCGTCGGCGGCAACAAGCGGAGAACACCGACCAGCCCCTTCTACGACAACGTCATGCTGTGGGCGGCAAGGAACGGCTTTATCGGCGTCAACGTCACCTATCGCCTCGCGCCACTGTCACCCTGGCCGGCGGGCGCCGAGGACCTCGCCACCGCGGTCAATTGGGTCACCGACACGATTGGCGAGCGCGGCGGCAATCCCACGCGCATCTATCTGATGGGGCACTCCGCAGGCGCGGTTCACGTCGCGACCTATGTCTCGCATCCCGAACTTCACAAGATCAAAGGCGGCAGCCTCGCGGGGGCGATCATGATCTCGGGCATTTATGACCTGACCGCAATGCCGCTCGCCGATACCCAGCGGGCCTATTTTGGTGACGATGCCGCGCGCTATGCCGAACGATCCTCATCGAGAGGTCTGGCAACGACCGACATTCCGCTGATGATGGTTGCCGCCGAACTGGATCCGGAAGGGTTCGTGGCGCAGCTCGATCTCGGGAAGCGGGCCACCTGCAAACGAGCCAGCGGATGCGCACGCGCTATCCTGTTGCCGCAGCACAGTCACATGTCGGAGGTGTATTCGATCAACACTGCCGACACGCGCCTGACCGATCAGATCCTGGATTTCGTCACGACAGGGAAATAG
- a CDS encoding RluA family pseudouridine synthase, which produces MSRRDRKPLAKSRTPGDRPKGATPFRSKKPGDRPQGNRTGGKPARLAEPRREKPAFVVAEPEKTKAEAPLPTKVQTVVVTADENNMRVDRFLEARFPGLSFSHIQRIVRKGELRVDGKRADSKDRLEEGQSVRIPPLRLDAPKGAGPLSEAATKTLQALKEMTLFEDADVLVLNKPAGLAVQGGSGITRNVDQMLEVMRDAKGQKPRLVHRLDRETSGCLLVAKTRFAATALTGSFRHRSARKIYWALVAGVPKPKQGRISTYLAKEESEEDSIMRVAKHGDEGASHAVTYYAVVETSAQKLAWVSLKPVTGRTHQLRAHMAHIDHAIVGDPKYFNKENWDLPGGLQNRLHLLARRLVIPHPRGGVIDVSAPLPPHMLQSWNLLGLEHDRFDPIENAPEE; this is translated from the coding sequence ATGAGCCGCCGCGACCGAAAACCGCTAGCCAAGTCGCGCACGCCAGGCGACCGTCCAAAGGGAGCCACGCCCTTCCGCAGCAAGAAGCCTGGCGACCGGCCGCAGGGCAACCGTACCGGCGGCAAGCCTGCGCGGCTTGCCGAGCCGCGCCGGGAGAAGCCGGCATTCGTGGTGGCGGAGCCCGAAAAGACCAAGGCCGAAGCTCCGCTACCGACCAAGGTTCAGACCGTCGTCGTCACCGCGGACGAAAACAACATGCGCGTCGACCGCTTCCTCGAGGCGCGCTTTCCCGGCCTCTCGTTCTCCCACATCCAGCGCATCGTCCGGAAGGGCGAGTTGCGCGTCGACGGCAAGCGCGCCGACAGCAAGGACCGGCTGGAAGAAGGCCAGAGTGTTCGCATTCCGCCGCTGCGGCTCGATGCGCCGAAGGGCGCAGGTCCGCTCTCCGAAGCCGCGACCAAGACGCTGCAGGCGCTGAAGGAGATGACGCTGTTCGAGGACGCCGACGTCCTCGTGTTGAACAAGCCGGCGGGGCTGGCGGTGCAGGGCGGCTCCGGCATCACGCGCAATGTCGACCAGATGCTGGAAGTGATGCGCGACGCCAAGGGGCAGAAGCCGCGGCTGGTGCATCGGCTCGACAGGGAAACGTCGGGCTGTCTGCTGGTCGCCAAGACGCGCTTCGCCGCCACCGCCCTGACGGGGTCGTTCCGCCACCGCTCCGCGCGCAAGATTTACTGGGCGCTGGTGGCGGGCGTGCCGAAGCCGAAGCAGGGCCGCATCTCGACCTATCTCGCCAAGGAGGAGAGCGAGGAGGACAGCATCATGCGGGTCGCGAAACATGGCGACGAGGGCGCCAGCCACGCGGTGACGTATTACGCCGTGGTCGAGACCTCGGCGCAGAAGCTCGCCTGGGTGTCGCTGAAGCCGGTCACCGGGCGAACCCACCAGTTGCGCGCCCACATGGCGCATATCGACCACGCCATCGTCGGAGATCCCAAATATTTCAACAAGGAGAACTGGGATCTGCCGGGCGGCCTGCAGAACCGCCTGCATCTGCTGGCGCGGCGGCTCGTGATCCCGCACCCGCGCGGCGGCGTGATCGATGTCAGCGCGCCACTGCCGCCGCACATGCTGCAATCCTGGAATCTGCTCGGGCTGGAGCATGATCGGTTCGATCCGATCGAGAACGCGCCGGAGGAGTAG